A genomic window from Aquila chrysaetos chrysaetos chromosome 21, bAquChr1.4, whole genome shotgun sequence includes:
- the VGLL1 gene encoding transcription cofactor vestigial-like protein 1 isoform X1: MEETRKLSPKPCKSKEPVKTEWGSQSVVFTYFQGDINSVVDEHFSRALSNAKNPQDLSTKHKGETAVLKNVDSMSPHQWNFSSHCSKPYPSSSATSMSNSGLNFSAAGMAGQYQPSTLRSHPTQPADLWPFPSIGTPSLTSSVYHHALPDLHAVDEPISDRKYGSLLGLLQQERCLTSMQECTMKQHSSSACMTGPARLQNISQSSAPGGERRASSYQGSENPSVSHATAGIQIHDRRRDLYF, from the exons atggaagaaacaagGAAGCTCTCTCCAAAGCCGTGTAAAAGCAAAGAACCCGTGAAAACAGAATGGGGGTCTCAGAGTGTTGTATTTACGTATTTCCAAGGGGATATTAACAGCGTGGTAGACGAACATTTTTCTAGAGCTCTAAGCAATGCCAAGAACCCACAAGACCTAAGCACAAAGCACAAGGGTGAGACTGCTGTCCTGAAGAACG taGATAGCATGTCTCCCCATCAGTGGAATTTCTCTTCACATTGCTCCAAACCATATCCGTCATCTTCAGCTACAAGCATGTCAAATTCTGGTCtgaatttttctgctgctggtaTGGCAGGCCAATACCAGCCATCAACTCTGCGGAGTCATCCAACTCAACCTGCAGATTTATGGCCCTTCCCTTCGATTGGGACTCCCAGTCTTACCAGTTCGGTATATCATCATGCCTTGCCTGACCTGCATGCGGTAGATGAACCGATCTCTGACAGGAAATACGGTTCTCTTCTTGgtcttctgcagcaggaaaggTGCCTAACATCCATGCAAGAATGTACCATGAAGCAACACTCAAGTTCTGCTTGTATGACTGGACCTGCTAGGTTACAAAATATAAGTCAAAGTTCAGCTCCTGGGGGAG agaggaGAGCAAGCTCTTACCAAGGCTCAGAAAATCCCAGTGTAAGCCATGCCACTGCAG GTATTCAGATTCATGACAGAAGACGAGATTTGTACTTTTAG
- the VGLL1 gene encoding transcription cofactor vestigial-like protein 1 isoform X3, translating to MEETRKLSPKPCKSKEPVKTEWGSQSVVFTYFQGDINSVVDEHFSRALSNAKNPQDLSTKHKVDSMSPHQWNFSSHCSKPYPSSSATSMSNSGLNFSAAGMAGQYQPSTLRSHPTQPADLWPFPSIGTPSLTSSVYHHALPDLHAVDEPISDRKYGSLLGLLQQERCLTSMQECTMKQHSSSACMTGPARLQNISQSSAPGGERRASSYQGSENPSVSHATAGIQIHDRRRDLYF from the exons atggaagaaacaagGAAGCTCTCTCCAAAGCCGTGTAAAAGCAAAGAACCCGTGAAAACAGAATGGGGGTCTCAGAGTGTTGTATTTACGTATTTCCAAGGGGATATTAACAGCGTGGTAGACGAACATTTTTCTAGAGCTCTAAGCAATGCCAAGAACCCACAAGACCTAAGCACAAAGCACAAGG taGATAGCATGTCTCCCCATCAGTGGAATTTCTCTTCACATTGCTCCAAACCATATCCGTCATCTTCAGCTACAAGCATGTCAAATTCTGGTCtgaatttttctgctgctggtaTGGCAGGCCAATACCAGCCATCAACTCTGCGGAGTCATCCAACTCAACCTGCAGATTTATGGCCCTTCCCTTCGATTGGGACTCCCAGTCTTACCAGTTCGGTATATCATCATGCCTTGCCTGACCTGCATGCGGTAGATGAACCGATCTCTGACAGGAAATACGGTTCTCTTCTTGgtcttctgcagcaggaaaggTGCCTAACATCCATGCAAGAATGTACCATGAAGCAACACTCAAGTTCTGCTTGTATGACTGGACCTGCTAGGTTACAAAATATAAGTCAAAGTTCAGCTCCTGGGGGAG agaggaGAGCAAGCTCTTACCAAGGCTCAGAAAATCCCAGTGTAAGCCATGCCACTGCAG GTATTCAGATTCATGACAGAAGACGAGATTTGTACTTTTAG
- the VGLL1 gene encoding transcription cofactor vestigial-like protein 1 isoform X2 translates to MEETRKLSPKPCKSKEPVKTEWGSQSVVFTYFQGDINSVVDEHFSRALSNAKNPQDLSTKHKGETAVLKNDSMSPHQWNFSSHCSKPYPSSSATSMSNSGLNFSAAGMAGQYQPSTLRSHPTQPADLWPFPSIGTPSLTSSVYHHALPDLHAVDEPISDRKYGSLLGLLQQERCLTSMQECTMKQHSSSACMTGPARLQNISQSSAPGGERRASSYQGSENPSVSHATAGIQIHDRRRDLYF, encoded by the exons atggaagaaacaagGAAGCTCTCTCCAAAGCCGTGTAAAAGCAAAGAACCCGTGAAAACAGAATGGGGGTCTCAGAGTGTTGTATTTACGTATTTCCAAGGGGATATTAACAGCGTGGTAGACGAACATTTTTCTAGAGCTCTAAGCAATGCCAAGAACCCACAAGACCTAAGCACAAAGCACAAGGGTGAGACTGCTGTCCTGAAGAACG ATAGCATGTCTCCCCATCAGTGGAATTTCTCTTCACATTGCTCCAAACCATATCCGTCATCTTCAGCTACAAGCATGTCAAATTCTGGTCtgaatttttctgctgctggtaTGGCAGGCCAATACCAGCCATCAACTCTGCGGAGTCATCCAACTCAACCTGCAGATTTATGGCCCTTCCCTTCGATTGGGACTCCCAGTCTTACCAGTTCGGTATATCATCATGCCTTGCCTGACCTGCATGCGGTAGATGAACCGATCTCTGACAGGAAATACGGTTCTCTTCTTGgtcttctgcagcaggaaaggTGCCTAACATCCATGCAAGAATGTACCATGAAGCAACACTCAAGTTCTGCTTGTATGACTGGACCTGCTAGGTTACAAAATATAAGTCAAAGTTCAGCTCCTGGGGGAG agaggaGAGCAAGCTCTTACCAAGGCTCAGAAAATCCCAGTGTAAGCCATGCCACTGCAG GTATTCAGATTCATGACAGAAGACGAGATTTGTACTTTTAG
- the VGLL1 gene encoding transcription cofactor vestigial-like protein 1 isoform X4 has translation MEETRKLSPKPCKSKEPVKTEWGSQSVVFTYFQGDINSVVDEHFSRALSNAKNPQDLSTKHKDSMSPHQWNFSSHCSKPYPSSSATSMSNSGLNFSAAGMAGQYQPSTLRSHPTQPADLWPFPSIGTPSLTSSVYHHALPDLHAVDEPISDRKYGSLLGLLQQERCLTSMQECTMKQHSSSACMTGPARLQNISQSSAPGGERRASSYQGSENPSVSHATAGIQIHDRRRDLYF, from the exons atggaagaaacaagGAAGCTCTCTCCAAAGCCGTGTAAAAGCAAAGAACCCGTGAAAACAGAATGGGGGTCTCAGAGTGTTGTATTTACGTATTTCCAAGGGGATATTAACAGCGTGGTAGACGAACATTTTTCTAGAGCTCTAAGCAATGCCAAGAACCCACAAGACCTAAGCACAAAGCACAAGG ATAGCATGTCTCCCCATCAGTGGAATTTCTCTTCACATTGCTCCAAACCATATCCGTCATCTTCAGCTACAAGCATGTCAAATTCTGGTCtgaatttttctgctgctggtaTGGCAGGCCAATACCAGCCATCAACTCTGCGGAGTCATCCAACTCAACCTGCAGATTTATGGCCCTTCCCTTCGATTGGGACTCCCAGTCTTACCAGTTCGGTATATCATCATGCCTTGCCTGACCTGCATGCGGTAGATGAACCGATCTCTGACAGGAAATACGGTTCTCTTCTTGgtcttctgcagcaggaaaggTGCCTAACATCCATGCAAGAATGTACCATGAAGCAACACTCAAGTTCTGCTTGTATGACTGGACCTGCTAGGTTACAAAATATAAGTCAAAGTTCAGCTCCTGGGGGAG agaggaGAGCAAGCTCTTACCAAGGCTCAGAAAATCCCAGTGTAAGCCATGCCACTGCAG GTATTCAGATTCATGACAGAAGACGAGATTTGTACTTTTAG